From the genome of Bacteroides sp.:
ATGGATGCTTCGGTTGAAATTTTTCCCGTTGATGATGAGCCCGGTGCGCATACACAGGCGCCAGTGGCCCAGCTGGTTCCAGATGGCTTCACCCTTAACCCTCCTGGACCTTCCGGCAAAAACAAAGGCAGCCGTAAACAAATCGGGATCTGGAATTTCTTCAAGTTCCGACAAAAAGCCATCCTGGAGAAACTGCTTGCAAAAGTTGGTATCGGCACTACCATCCATAAATGCCTCCGACTGCAAAAGGGCGACAAGGAAGGGAATGTTGGTCTTGATGCCGTGAATGAGGTAAGCCTTCAAACCATTGAGCAACTTACTGCGGGCCTCCTCGCGAGAAGGCGCGTGACTGATTACCTTGCTGATCATGGGGTCGAACTGGCTGCTGACCTCAGCGCCGTTACTCATCGAGCCATCAATACGAAGATCCTGATCTTTAGGCGTTTTGTAAAAAACAATTTTCCCGGGTGAAGGCAAAAACTCCTTTTTGGGGTCCTCGGCATATACCCTGGCTTCTACGGCGTGCCCATTGATCCTGATCTCATCCTGAGAGAATGAAAGGGGTTCTCCACGGGCAATATTCACTTGTTCTCTCACAATATCTATGCCAGTGATCATTTCTGTCACCGGATGTTCCACCTGGATGCGGGTATTCATTTCCAGGAAATAATGATGGTCGCCTGAAACAAGGAACTCAATGGTGCCCGCGTTAACATACCCGATGTCTTCGGCAATGATCCTGGCATCCCGCATGAGCTTTTGGCGCAGTTTGGGGCCTACATTGGGGCTGGGTGCCTCTTCAATGATCTTTTGATAGCGGCGCTGCAGACTGCATTCGCGTTCAAAAAGCGTAACCACCCTCCCGTGTTCGTCAGCCATAAGCTGCACTTCAATGTGGTGGGGGCTGGCCAGGTATTTCTCAATGTAAACCTCACCATTGCCAAAATAGTTGAAGGCTTCCCGCTGAGCGGTCTCCAGCATTTCCCTGAGCTCATTCGGGTTTCCTGCAATGCGCATCCCCTTGCCCCCGCCTCCTGCGGCAGCCT
Proteins encoded in this window:
- a CDS encoding biotin carboxylase N-terminal domain-containing protein, with the protein product MKRTITKVLVANRGEIAIRIFRTLREMGIRSVAIFSGDDADALHVAAADESYLIHGSSLADNYLNQQRIIQVAKQAGADAIHPGYGFLSESHTFSGAVRQAGLIFIGPGDEAIRLMGNKVEARTRVAKLGVPLIEGATGNPDELEKLAEKIGFPILVKAAAGGGGKGMRIAGNPNELREMLETAQREAFNYFGNGEVYIEKYLASPHHIEVQLMADEHGRVVTLFERECSLQRRYQKIIEEAPSPNVGPKLRQKLMRDARIIAEDIGYVNAGTIEFLVSGDHHYFLEMNTRIQVEHPVTEMITGIDIVREQVNIARGEPLSFSQDEIRINGHAVEARVYAEDPKKEFLPSPGKIVFYKTPKDQDLRIDGSMSNGAEVSSQFDPMISKVISHAPSREEARSKLLNGLKAYLIHGIKTNIPFLVALLQSEAFMDGSADTNFCKQFLQDGFLSELEEIPDPDLFTAAFVFAGRSRRVKGEAIWNQLGHWRLCMRTGLIINGKNFNRSIHTIGPEQIYMEPSEKKVIYHLLRKTDHEMHIDASGVIRKLFFTLMNDGSVLIQQNGRTFLVQHAMHLNRESLKRINNNPVLEGTYGVHAPMFGKVIQVIVKPDDIVNKGDTLVILESMKMENRVVAMGKGRVQKIEVHSGQLVQDNQVLVVLSNVI